A DNA window from Hemibagrus wyckioides isolate EC202008001 linkage group LG11, SWU_Hwy_1.0, whole genome shotgun sequence contains the following coding sequences:
- the LOC131361596 gene encoding homeobox protein TGIF2 yields MKSVKRAFEEEHSGETEFSAMSDSDPCEDDAYPLNLSTGARGASAKRRRRGNLPKESVQILRSWLYEHRFNAYPSEQEKLSLSGQTNLSISQICNWFINARRRLLPDLLRKDGKDPTQFTISRRASKSDSRSVGSASPEHSTPPLVPATRPSVIRPAPTLDLSMLGNTATAILTGAGCLVGSGLTGRDSGVQTLMQVDTRGLIKKESVNGPPSLTTIPGSSSSSPSLGTMSPTVVLFNTPPPTPPELCPHDFSDLKLLVDAALLRAAEQENQKQKEQPSARVPCSVPVSASATEAPSRNTEKEKSRESLSSSIKSDSAPSLQEKAILPVSVPVLNASASALPASEAGISLPVVPQRVAGAVNFQPNGVWSVVRPASPPPASVTHTWSSQHTLHAVREAVN; encoded by the exons ATGAAATCTGTCAAAAGAG CGTTTGAAGAGGAGCACAGTGGAGAGACGGAGTTTTCTGCCATGTCAGACAGTGATCCCTGTGAGGACGATGCTTACCCACTCAATCTTTCCACCGGTGCCCGTGGAGCTTCTGCTAAGCGCCGCCGCCGGGGGAACCTGCCTAAAGAGTCTGTTCAGATTCTGAGGAGCTGGCTTTATGAGCACCGTTTTAATGCCTATCCTTCTGAGCAGGAGAAGCTTAGTCTGTCAGGACAGACCAATCTCTCCATCTCGCAG ATCTGTAACTGGTTTATTAATGCGCGGCGACGGCTTCTCCCCGACCTGCTGAGGAAGGATGGAAAGGACCCGACTCAGTTCACAATCTCTCGCCGCGCCAGCAAATCCGACAGCCGGTCAGTTGGTTCCGCCTCCCCAGAACACTCCACCCCTCCGCTAGTCCCTGCAACTCGCCCCTCTGTCATCCGCCCTGCCCCCACATTGGACCTGAGCATGCTGGGTAATACAGCGACCGCCATCTTGACCGGGGCTGGCTGCTTAGTGGGATCGGGTCTAACAGGGCGAGACAGTGGAGTCCAGACACTCATGCAGGTGGACACTCGTGGCCTGATTAAGAAAGAAAGCGTGAATGGACCTCCTAGTCTAACTACTATTCCAGGCTCATCTTCTAGCAGCCCAAGTCTGGGAACGATGAGTCCTACTGTGGTGCTGTTCAACACACCACCCCCTACACCCCCAGAGCTCTGCCCACATGACTTCAGCGACCTCAAGCTGCTCGTTGACGCAGCTCTACTGAGAGCAGCAGAGCAGGAAAACCAGAAACAGAAGGAGCAGCCTTCAGCTCGAGTgccctgttctgttcctgtatCTGCTTCAGCAACAGAGGCTCCAAGTAGGAACACAGAGAAGGAAAAGAGCCGTGAAAGCCTAAGCTCCAGCATAAAATCTGACTCTGCTCCAAGCCTGCAGGAGAAGGCCATTCTCCCAGTCTCTGTGCCGGTGTTAAATGCTTCTGCTTCTGCTCTTCCTGCCAGCGAAGCAGGCATTAGCCTGCCAGTGGTTCCACAAAGAGTTGCTGGAGCAGTGAATTTTCAGCCAAATGGTGTATGGAGTGTGGTCAGACCAGCCAGCCCACCCCCAGCCAgcgtcacacacacctggagctcacagcacacactccacgCTGTCAGAGAAGCAGTCAACTGA